The following coding sequences lie in one Apium graveolens cultivar Ventura chromosome 1, ASM990537v1, whole genome shotgun sequence genomic window:
- the LOC141711357 gene encoding lysM domain receptor-like kinase 3, whose translation MKRLNSLLCCFLIIITFFHITKVDSNKCHGECTALASYYLWNGANLSLIANAFNTNISNIMGYNPQIISYNNISRGDRVNVPFKCGCLGGSFSDFLGHMFRFKSVTGNTYEAIAKTVYSRLTTLEMLVEFNDFNARQRIAINESLNVPVICSCGSRRVSKDYGLFITYPLSRVENLSSVAKGAGLPEKLLTDYNRGMNFSSGSGFVFIPGKDQTGSHPPLKSRSSGWFFAFFSYSLLTILAGIRGEVIAGIAGVTGTLAVAACFYFCVYSRFFGSGTNSEKTSGSSAFNGGVSPKITGITVHNSLEFSYNELAEATGNFSPANKIGQGGFGSVYYAELRGEKVAIKKMNLKASKVFLAELKVLTNVHHLNLVHLIGYAVEGSLFIVYEFIENGNLCQHLRDFSGKEPLSWSSRLQIALDSARGLEYIHEHTNPAYIHRDIKSANILLDKNLRAKVADFGLTKLVKVGTGFLQTQLVGTFGYMSPEYSQRGVVSTKIDVYAFGVVLYELISAKEAVVEYSEDSATEINEDSTRAMALVAMFEEVMNQPNPSTDLQKLVDPRLGENYPMDSVCEIAQLAKACTLQNHLLRPSMRSIVVALTTLTSGTGDRLRRVSMPKESACGGCLRQSVCGAGWELEPLPL comes from the exons ATGAAAAGACTCAACTCACTACTGTGTTGTTTTCTGATCATCATCACCTTTTTTCACATCACCAAAGTTGATTCAAACAAGTGCCATGGTGAGTGCACTGCATTAGCTTCATACTACTTATGGAACGGAGCTAATCTTTCATTAATAGCCAATGCATTCAACACAAATATAAGTAACATCATGGGCTATAATCCGCAGATCATTAGTTATAATAATATTTCGAGAGGTGATAGAGTGAATGTTCCATTTAAATGCGGGTGTTTAGGAGGTTCATTTTCTGATTTTCTTGGTCATATGTTTAGGTTTAAGAGTGTAACCGGGAATACTTACGAGGCGATTGCTAAAACTGTGTATTCAAGGCTCACTACTCTTGAAATGTTGGTTGAGTTTAATGACTTCAATGCTAGACAGCGGATTGCTATAAATGAAAGTTTGAATGTTCCGGTGATATGTTCTTGTGGTAGTAGAAGGGTTTCGAAGGATTACGGCTTGTTCATTACGTATCCGTTAAGCCGCGTCGAGAATTTATCTTCGGTCGCTAAAGGGGCTGGACTTCCAGAAAAACTGCTGACAGATTATAATAGGGGCATGAATTTTAGTAGCGGAAGTGGGTTTGTTTTTATTCCTGGAAAAG ATCAAACTGGGAGTCACCCTCCCTTGAAATCAAG ATCGAGTGGTTGGTTCTTTGCATTTTTC TCTTACAGTCTGCTGACAATTTTGGCAGGAATACGTGGTGAAGTCATTGCAGGCATTGCAGGTGTTACAGGGACTCTTGCAGTGGCTGCTTGTTTCTACTTTTGTGTCTACAGCAGATTTTTTG GTTCTGGAACTAACTCGGAGAAGACTTCGGGATCTAGTGCTTTCAATGGTGGTGTTTCCCCAAAGATTACGGGTATCACCGTTCACAACTCATTGGAATTCTcatataatgaacttgctgaagCCACTGGCAACTTCAGCCCGGCCAATAAGATTGGTCAAGGAGGATTTGGTTCTGTATACTATGCAGAGCTAAGAGGAGAG AAGGTCGCAATCAAAAAGATGAACTTGAAAGCTTCAAAAGTATTTCTGGCTGAACTGAAGGTTTTGACAAATGTTCATCACCTGAACTTG GTGCATTTAATTGGATATGCTGTTGAAGGTTCCTTGTTTATAGTCTATGAATTCATCGAGAATGGCAACTTATGCCAGCATCTGCGAGATTTTTCAG GGAAGGAGCCATTATCATGGTCTAGCAGGCTGCAGATTGCACTCGACTCAGCTAGAGGACTAGAATATATCCATGAGCACACTAATCCCGCCTACATTCATCGTGACATCAAGTCCGCTAACATTTTGCTTGACAAAAATTTACGAGCCAAG GTTGCTGATTTTGGGTTGACAAAACTTGTAAAAGTCGGGACTGGTTTCTTGCAAACTCAACTTGTGGGTACTTTTGGGTACATGTCTCCCGA ATATTCTCAGCGTGGAGTGGTCTCCACCAAGATAGATGTATATGCTTTTGGAGTTGTTCTTTATGAACTAATATCCGCTAAAGAAGCTGTCGTCGAGTACAGTGAAGATTCTGCCACAGAAATCAATGAAGATTCTACCAGAGCAATGGCACTTGTTGCTATG TTTGAAGAGGTTATGAATCAGCCCAACCCCAGCACAGATCTTCAAAAATTGGTTGATCCGAGGCTTGGCGAGAACTATCCAATGGACTCAGTTTGCGAg ATAGCCCAGCTTGCAAAAGCTTGTACGCTACAAAATCATTTACTAAGGCCGAGCATGAGGTCAATTGTGGTTGCATTGACGACACTTACATCTGGAACTGGGGACAG GTTGAGGCGGGTTTCCATGCCAAAGGAGAGTGCCTGCGGGGGCTGCCTTAGGCAATCTGTGTGTGGGGCTGGTTGGGAGCTGGAGCCACTTCCCTTATGA